A region of Spinacia oleracea cultivar Varoflay unplaced genomic scaffold, BTI_SOV_V1 SOVchr0_006, whole genome shotgun sequence DNA encodes the following proteins:
- the LOC130464834 gene encoding uncharacterized protein, with amino-acid sequence MEEKVKKETFTIATAHMETTRPEPVGGHYEIILDEVRPDRTVPVGVSPEDQLGAHLVTLLREFQDIFAFAVEEMPGIDPSIAVHKLNVDESLKLVHQKKRNHGEARNKVAAEEVQKLLEAGFIRPSQYPDWVANVVLVPKPNKSWRMCVDYTDLNKACPKDSFPLPKIDRLVDSTAGHALMSFMDAYSGFHQIPLWPDDQEKTSFVTEQGLYCYKVMSFGLKNAPATFQRLVNTVFSCQLGRNIEAYIDDMIVKSKQREEHLADLRETFETLRKYQMRLNPKKCVFGVTAGKFLGFLIDERGIEANPDIVQAVIDMTSPKSVKEVQRLTGCLAALGRFLSRAGDKCHYFFGTIKKKSKFEWTESAETAFVRLKEHLHTLPRLGWSATPRLFREPCQDAELRYSPIEKFALALFMASKKLRPYFLAHKLVVYTDQPLKQPLTKLDVAGRMLKLAIELNAFDISYEPRKAIKGQAFADFIAEMTRPTFEKNVATRWTVYVDGSSTQNGCGAGIICQSPEGDKYEYAMRFNFQTSNNEAEYEALLAGIKMCKAAGAQEILAFSDSQLIVSQVNGDYEARDPNMIKYMQVVHQEIEHLKSFEAKQIPRTENNQADALSKLASSASCDTPRHVFWKLKDKRSIEQELCAPMVAILDRSSTWMDPIIAYKLDVLYKKSFSRPLLRRVNPEKGKEILDDLHQGLCSSHIGGRALAEKALRTGYYWPTLREDVLAMVQKCDKCQRFAHLIHRPAHPLTPIMSPIPFAKWGMDLLGPYTAAPGGRRYVIVAVDYFTKWVEAEALKNIKTTNVQVEAFNKIISEGIKKKLDEAKGLWADELPNVLWSIRTTAKNLTGETPFLLAYGAEAVLPIEMCEPTLRVMLYDENANWEMMKLALEFLPEVRGNAALRQQLYKIRMARQYNKKVSKRVLKVGDFVLRKMESVG; translated from the exons ATGGAGGAGAAAGTCAAGAAAGAGACCTTTACCATTGCCACGGCTCACATGGAAACTACGCGGCCTGAGCCGGTTGGTGGACATTATGAAATCATCCTTGATGAAGTACGTCCAGATAGGACGGTGCCAGTAGGGGTCTCTCCTGAGGACCAGCTTGGGGCACATTTAGTCACTCTCCTGAGGGAATTCCAGgacatttttgcttttgctgtGGAGGAGATGCCAGGCATTGATCCAAGCATAGCCGTCCACAAGCTCAATGTAGATGAGTCCTTAAAACTTGTTCATCAAAAGAAGAGAAATCATGGGGAAGCAAGAAACAAAGTCGCAGCTGAAGAAGTACAGAAGTTGTTGGAGGCTGGGTTCATTCGGCCAAGTCAATATCCAGATTGGGTGGCAAATGTAGTGTTGGTGCCGAAGCCCAACAaatcctggagaatgtgtgtagaCTATACAGATTTAAACAAGGCTTGCCCAAAAGACAGCTTCCCTCTACCCAAGATAGACCGGTTGGTAGATTCAACGGCTGGCCATGCTTTGATGTCTTTCATGGACGCATACTCGGGCTTTCACCAAATTCCTTTGTGGCCAGATGAtcaggaaaaaacgtcatttgttactgagcaAGGCCTATACTGTTACAAAGTGATGTCGTTCGGTTTAAAGAATGCGCCAGCCACATTTCAACGTCTAGTCAACACTGTCTTCTCTTGTCAGTTAGGACGAAACATCGAAgcttacattgatgatatgatagtaAAAAGCAAGCAACGTGAAGAACACTTGGCTGACTTAAGAGAAACTTTTGAGACGCTCCGAAAATATCAGATGAGGTTGAATCCAAAGAAGTGTGTTTTTGGGGTAACGGCAGGAAAGTTCTTGGGATTCcttattgatgaaagaggaatcgaGGCCAACCCTGATATAGTACAGGCAGTAATAGATATGACGTCACCAAAATCAGTCAAGGAAGTCCAACGCCTGACGGGATGTCTAGCGGCCCTGGGGCGGTTCTTATCAAGGGCAGGTGACAAGTGTCATTACTTCTTCGGCACAATCAAGAAGAAGAGCAAATTTGAATGGACTGAGTCGGCAGAAACTGCCTTCGTCCGATTAAAAGAACACCTCCACACCTTACCTCGGCTT GGATGGAGTGCAACTCCCCGTCTATTTCGTGAGCCATGTCAGGACGCTGAATTAAGATATTCTCCAATTGAGAAGTTTGCACTTGCGCTGTTTATGGCCAGCAAGAAGCTGCGCCCTTACTTTCTGGCACACAAACTAGTGGTATATACAGACCAACCTTTGAAACAACCCCTTACTAAGCTAGACGTTGCTGGACGAATGCTGAAATTGGCAATCGAGCTGAATGCATTTGATATCTCATATGAGCCTCGAAAAGCTATCAAGGGACAAGCATTTGCCGATTTCATTgcagaaatgacgaggccaaCTTTTGAAAAGAATGTAGCGACTCGCTGGACAGTCTATGTAGATGGCTCGTCAACCCAGAACGGGTGTGGAGCCGGCATAATATGTCAATCTCCTGAAGGAGACAAGTATGAGTATGCCATGAGATTCAATTTCCAAACATCCAACAAtgaggcagaatatgaagctttATTAGCCGGCATAAAAATGTGCAAAGCTGCTGGAGCTCAAGAAATACTTGCCTTCTCTGACTCACAGCTCATTGTGAGTCAAGTGAATGGGGACTATGAGGCAAGAGACCCTAACATGATCAAATATATGCAAGTTGTGCATCAAGAAATAGAACATCTAAAGAGCTTTGAAGCTAAGCAGATTCCCAGAACGGAGAACAATCAGGCCGATGCCCTGTCAAAACTAGCTAGCTCGGCTTCCTGTGATACCCCGCGTCACGTGTTTTGGAAATTGAAAGATAAGCGAAGTATTGAGCAGGAATTGTGCGCTCCTATGGTAGCTATTCTTGATCGTTCGTCAACCTGGATGGACCCTATCATTGCTTACAAATTGGACG TTTTGTACAAGAAGTCATTTTCTAGACCCCTCCTGCGGCGTGTCAATCCTGAGAAAGGGAAAGAAATTCTAGATGATTTGCACCAGGGATTATGTAGCTCCCACATTGGAGGACGTGCCTTGGCAGAGAAAGCCTTGCGAACTGGATATTACTGGCCCACGCTGAGAGAAGACGTCCTGGCTATGGTGCAAAAATGTGACAAGTGCCAGCGGTTTGCTCATCTCATCCACAGGCCGGCCCACCCTCTCACTCCTATCATGAGTCCCATTCCGTTTGCCAAGTGGGGAATGGACCTGTTAGGGCCATATACAGCGGCCCCTGGAGGCCGGCGCTATGTGATAGTAGCTGTtgattacttcaccaagtgggttGAAGCAGAGGCTCTCAAAAACATAAAGACAA CCAATGTCCAAGTCGAAGCGTTTAACAAGATTATCTCCGAAGGGATCAAGAAGAAACTAGATGAAGCCAAGGGTCTATGGGCCGATGAGCTGCCAAacgtcttatggtccatccgcaccacggctaaaaACTTAACCGGCGAAACCCCATTCCTGCTAGCCTATGGTGCTGAGGCCGTGttgcccatagaaatgtgtgaacctacACTAAGAGTCATGTTATATGACGAGAATGCCaactgggaaatgatgaagttgGCCCTGGAATTTTTACCTGAAGTAAGAGGAAATGCAGCATTGAGGCAAcaactgtacaagataaggatggcgaggcagtacaacaagaaagtatCTAAAAGAGTGCTCAAGGTAGGAGACTTTGTCCTCCGAAAGATGGAATCTGTGGGATGA
- the LOC130464835 gene encoding uncharacterized protein, translated as MNAPKEPKVKPPAIDAYDGMFDPDVHLLAYQHHMYVQGTTDATWCKYFPSTLKGVASKWFEKLPAGTINTYAELEMLFSARFMAYKEEKKTSMHLGRIQQGKDESLRSYVRRFNLESGQIPDLPGGVAFDNFFRGLKKGSFKFDLVKKSVRTMADALDEAESFIHATEICSVPKESKGMDATDHPQRKDKSDKKTSCPNGTWAIEKKGYQADRSQGQKRGRPYDKERFEYNTDLYTILLDVSDRYEIDQSFSMKSPVETRDSSLYCKFHCDVGHETKDCKSLRRALDGLAAKGFLKSYLSTSTGGSGKKFYKKSKSPSYRRDGNDTDPEIVAVISGGLAAGGPTMRGQKDYASRLGQVGTIHGDQQLARDCYLTTLSPEA; from the exons ATGAATGCTCCCAAGGAGCCTAAAGTAAAACCACCTGCTATTGACGCCTATGATGGCATGTTTGATCCTGATGTACACCTCTTGGCCTATCAACATCATATGTATGTCCAGGGAACTACTGATGCAacctggtgcaaatacttcccgtcCACTCTGAAAGGCGTTGCCTCCAAATGGTTCGAGAAGTTGCCTGCGGGAACGATCAACACATATGCCGAATTGGAGATGTTATTTTCAGCAAGATTTATGGCTTataaagaagagaaaaagacAAGCATGCATTTGGGTCGAATACAGCAAGGAAAAGATGAATCTTTGCGAAGCTATGTTCGACGTTTCAATTTGGAATCAGGACAGATTCCAGACCTGCCTGGCGGGGTGGCGTTTGATAATTTCTTTAGGGGACTTAAGAAGGGGTCCTTTAAGTTCGATTTGGTGAAGAAAAGTGTGAGAACCATGGCCGACGCTCTGGATGAGGCCGAGTCCTTTATTCATGCCACTGAAATCTGCTCCGTCCCCAAAGAGTCTAAGGGAATGGATGCCACAGATCACCCTCAGCGCAAGGATAAGTCAGACAAAAAGACCAGCTGTCCGAATGGGACATGGGCCATTGAGAAGAAAGGATATCAGGCAGACCGCTCCCAGGGACAGAAGAGAGGAAGACCCTATGACAAAGAAAGGTTTGAATACAACACTGACCTGTATACGATATTGCTAGATGTCAGTGATAGGTACGAGATTGATCAATCGTTCTCCATGAAGTCGCCGGTGGAAACTCGGGACAGCTCGCTTTACTGTAAGTTCCATTGTGATGTGGGACATGAAACAAAAGATTGCAAATCCCTACGAAGGGCTCTCGATGGACTAGCCGCTAAAGGGTTCTTGAAATCCTATCTCAGCACAAGCACAGGGGGAAGTGGTAAAAAATTCTACAAGAAAAGCAAGTCACCATCATACCGACGTGATGGCAACGACACTGACCCAGAAATTGTAGCCGTCATCTCAGGGGGTCTAGCCGCTGGGGGCCCAACAATGAGAGGTCAAAAAGACTATGCAAGCCGGTTGGGACAG GTTGGCACAATTCATGGTGATCAACAACTAGCAAGAGATTGTTACCTCACTACGCTAAGTCCCGAGGCTTAG